The sequence GCCCTTCGAGGACGCATTGATCGCGCGGGCCGCCTACGCCGCGGCGCACGCGCCGCCCCCGCCGATGCCGGTCGCGCCGCCGACGACGCCGGCGGACGCCTCCGTGCGCCTGTGGGCGGACGAGCGCGAGCCGGCGGTCCTCGCCCCGCGCATGGATGCGGCCGCCACGCCGCCGGCGGCGATCGATCCCCGCGAGGAATGGCGTCCCGCCGCGGACGAGCCCGCGGCCGAGCCGGTCGTCGTCGATCCCGAGCGGCTCGCCGCCGATCCGCGCAGCCTGTTCTCGGCCGATACGATCGAAGCCCTGCGCGCGCGCCATCTCGGCGACGTGCCGATCCGGGCCGAGGCGCCCGCGGCGGGTGACGGCCCGTGAGTCCCGCCGGCGCCCTCGACCGCCTCGCCGACGCCGTGACCCGCGCCGCGCGGGAGACGCCGCTCGTCGCCGAGGGCGGGGTCGTCTCCGCCGTCGCGCCGGGGCACTACCGGGTCGGCGGCCTCTCGCCCTTCCTGAAGCTCGGCGAGCGGGTGCTGATCCCCGGCCGGGCCGAGCCGCAGATCGGCGAGGTGGTGCGCATCGACGCGCAGGGCGCGACCGTGAAACCCTTCGAGGGCGCCATCGACGCGCGTCTCGGCGACCGGGCCTGGCGGCTGGAGCCGGTCTCGCTGCAGCCGGACCCGTCCTGGAGGGGCCGCGTCGTCGACGCGCTGGCGCGTCCGATCGACGGGCGCGGCGCGCTCCGGCTCGGCGCGGACGTCGTCCATCCGTTCCGCGAGCCGCCCCCGGCCATGCGCCGGGCGCGCGTGGGCCGGCATTTCCGCACGGGAGTACGGGCGATCGACCTGTTCACGCCGCTCTGCGCCGGCCAGCGCATCGGCGTCTTCGCCGGCTCGGGGGTGGGCAAGTCGACGCTGATCTCCATGCTCGCCGCCGCGCAGTCGGTCGACACGGTGGTGATCGCGCTCGTCGGCGAGCGCGGGCGCGAGGTGCGCGAGTTCCTGGAGGAGACGCTGGGGGCCAACCGCGACAAGGCGGTGATGGTGGTCTCCACCGGCGACGAGAGCCCGATGATGCGTCGCCTCGCGCCCAACACCGCCATGGCGATCGCGGAATATTTCCGGGACCGCGGCGAGCACGTGCTCCTGATCTGCGATTCCGTCACGCGCTACGCCCACGCCGCCCGCGACGTGGCGCTGGCCGCCGGCGAGCCCGCGGTCTCGCGCGGCTATCCGCCGAGCGTGTTCTCCGACCTGCCGCGCCTGCTCGAGCGCGCCGGGCCGGGCGTCGAGGGCTCGGGGCTGATCACGGGGGTGTTCTCCGTCCTCGTCGACGGCGACGACCACAACGACCCGGTGGCCGACAACATCCGCGGCACGCTCGACGGCCACATCGTGCTCGAGCGCTGGATCGCGGACCGCGGCCGCTACCCGGCGATGAACCCGCTCTCCTCGATCTCCCGCCTCGCCCGGCAGGTCTGGCGGGCCGACGAGCAGACGCTGGTGCGCAAGTTCTGCGCCCTGATCGCCCGCTTCGAGGAGACCCGCGACCTGCGCCTGATGGGCGGCTACCAGGCCGGCGCCGACCCGGACCTCGACCAGGCGGTGGCGCTCGTGCCCAAGCTCTACGACGCGCTGCGGCAGGACCCGAATTCGCCCAAGAGCGAGGACCCGTTCCGGGAGCTGGCGGCGCTCTTGAAGGGGTGAAAGAGGCGCAGGCGCTCTCCCCTCGCCCCTGTCATCCAGCCGTCGCACGCTCCTCCTACCCATGGCGCAGCTTGCCCCAGGGACAGGGAGGGACCACCACGATGACACCTCGCACGCTCACCGGCGCGCTCGTCGCGGCTTTGCTCGCCTCGACGGCGATGCCCGCCGCCGCGCAGACCTTCGACCGCATCGCGTCCTTCCCGGTGCCGGGGAACCTGCCGGCGGACGCCGATCCGCTGACCGAGACATCGGCCGAGATCATCACGGCGACCGGCGACGGCATGACGCTCGTCTATTCGGACAGCCCGCTCGAGGCCGTGGGCCTGATCGACATCACCGATCCCGCGAGCCCGAAGCCGCTCGGCTCGATCCCGACCGAGGGCGAGCCGACCTCGGTGGCGGCGCTCGGCCAGACGGCGTTCGTCGCGGTGAACACGTCGGAGAGCTACGTCGAGCCCTCGGGCCATCTCGCGGTCCTCGACGTCGCCACGCAGGAGCTGACCCGCTCGTGCGATCTCGGCGGCCAGCCCGACGCGACCGCGGTCGCGCCCGACGGCTCCTTCCTCGCGATCGCCATCGAGAACGAGCGCGACGAGGACCTGAACGACGGTGAGATTCCGCAGCTCCCCGCCGGGTACGTCGCGATCGTCCCCCTCGAGAACGGCGCCCCGAACTGCGAGGGCATGATCATGGCCGACGTCACCGGCCTCGCCGAGGTGGCGCCGTCCGATCCCGAGCCCGAGTTCGTCGACGTCAACGAGGCCGGCGAGATCGTGGTCTCGCTGCAGGAGAACAATCACGTCGTCGTGCTGGCTTCCGACGGCTCGGTGGTCTCCCACTTCTCCGCCGGCGCCGTCGACCTCGCGGGCGTCGACACCGAGGAGGAGGGCGCGCTGACCTTCACCGACACGCTGGACGGCGTCCCGCGCGAGCCCGACGCCGTGAAGTGGCTCGGCACGGACCGCATCGTCACCGCCAACGAG comes from Salinarimonas sp. and encodes:
- the fliI gene encoding flagellar protein export ATPase FliI, coding for MSPAGALDRLADAVTRAARETPLVAEGGVVSAVAPGHYRVGGLSPFLKLGERVLIPGRAEPQIGEVVRIDAQGATVKPFEGAIDARLGDRAWRLEPVSLQPDPSWRGRVVDALARPIDGRGALRLGADVVHPFREPPPAMRRARVGRHFRTGVRAIDLFTPLCAGQRIGVFAGSGVGKSTLISMLAAAQSVDTVVIALVGERGREVREFLEETLGANRDKAVMVVSTGDESPMMRRLAPNTAMAIAEYFRDRGEHVLLICDSVTRYAHAARDVALAAGEPAVSRGYPPSVFSDLPRLLERAGPGVEGSGLITGVFSVLVDGDDHNDPVADNIRGTLDGHIVLERWIADRGRYPAMNPLSSISRLARQVWRADEQTLVRKFCALIARFEETRDLRLMGGYQAGADPDLDQAVALVPKLYDALRQDPNSPKSEDPFRELAALLKG